A region from the Stygiolobus caldivivus genome encodes:
- a CDS encoding pseudouridylate synthase yields the protein MQNSLKGEILNKAIGLLSKYPLCDSCLGRCFARLSYGHSNEERGKAIKLAALMELDRMIKEHEVNNLEELKEIFYNIGEEASPLFSLYFSGEFQKRECYICGNRIKEIKEKFEKKALNILREKGYKTFVLGVNLPRYLKRLEEEFIVNNDLVYYESIKNEIKRDVGKRISEKGFTPAFEEAEVELVYDFEYDTVIEVKKTYKTLVFYNRLSRGIPISRWYAKDGKSLEGFLANSKLYVPFSEPSEYRVLEEYPLIIEGEVKDIAGYYFKSYGKVQGRELSTIFTLKPSNKTYRITIYSNLEISEAIKIYEGVYDLFITVRNAEELKAKIAELENKGVKIIGIDLVTTSGKVNTLYSIYIKDNR from the coding sequence TTGCAAAACTCTTTGAAGGGAGAGATATTAAATAAGGCAATAGGCTTGCTCTCTAAATATCCTCTTTGCGATAGCTGTTTAGGTAGATGCTTCGCTAGACTCAGCTACGGACATAGTAATGAAGAAAGGGGCAAGGCAATAAAGCTTGCCGCCCTAATGGAATTAGATAGGATGATTAAAGAGCATGAAGTGAATAACTTAGAGGAGTTAAAGGAGATCTTTTACAATATCGGTGAGGAAGCTTCCCCTCTCTTTTCCTTATATTTCAGCGGAGAGTTTCAAAAGAGAGAATGCTATATATGCGGAAATAGAATAAAAGAAATCAAAGAAAAATTTGAGAAAAAGGCGTTGAATATTCTGAGAGAGAAAGGATATAAGACCTTCGTATTGGGAGTAAACCTACCTCGTTACTTAAAAAGGCTAGAGGAGGAATTTATAGTAAATAATGACCTAGTTTATTATGAAAGTATTAAGAATGAAATAAAACGGGATGTAGGTAAGAGGATAAGCGAAAAAGGATTTACTCCGGCTTTCGAAGAAGCAGAAGTGGAACTAGTTTATGATTTTGAATATGACACAGTAATTGAGGTTAAGAAGACGTATAAAACACTGGTATTTTACAATAGGCTATCCAGAGGTATACCGATATCAAGGTGGTATGCTAAAGATGGGAAGTCCCTAGAAGGGTTTCTTGCTAACTCTAAGTTGTATGTACCTTTTTCTGAGCCATCAGAGTATAGAGTATTAGAAGAGTATCCACTGATAATAGAAGGAGAGGTGAAAGACATTGCTGGGTACTATTTCAAGAGCTACGGGAAAGTTCAAGGGAGAGAATTATCTACGATATTTACCCTAAAACCTAGTAACAAAACTTATAGGATTACGATCTACTCCAATTTAGAAATTAGTGAAGCAATTAAGATATATGAAGGGGTCTATGATTTATTCATTACTGTCAGAAATGCAGAAGAATTAAAAGCTAAGATTGCTGAACTTGAAAATAAGGGAGTTAAGATAATAGGTATTGACCTAGTGACTACATCAGGTAAGGTGAATACGTTATATAGTATTTATATAAAGGATAATAGATAA
- a CDS encoding SDR family oxidoreductase — protein MNVNVNGKKVIITASSEGIGFGIARKLAKEGCRLVISSRNEEKLEKAVTSLKKYNPEVYGIVSDLSKLDTLDKLVEFSVEKFNSEIDALIFNTGNPPSEPSTFDEATIEDWSYSVNLYLLSAIKLTKLVIPYMVRKKSGRIIYLSSWTVKQPQSIFVLADVSRSPVLQLAKIISKDYGKFNITANVVLMGSFETEGAKRSLRRLAEKVGINFEELWEKEVVSRSPLKRTGDVEKELGSLITFLLSDYSSYITGSVIQIDGGTSDAL, from the coding sequence GTGAACGTAAACGTAAACGGAAAAAAAGTTATTATCACAGCTTCTAGCGAAGGGATAGGTTTCGGTATTGCTAGAAAGCTGGCTAAGGAAGGCTGCAGATTAGTAATATCTTCCAGAAATGAAGAGAAATTAGAAAAAGCAGTGACAAGCCTTAAAAAGTATAATCCAGAGGTATATGGTATTGTATCAGATCTGAGTAAATTGGATACACTAGATAAATTAGTGGAATTTTCAGTTGAAAAATTTAATTCAGAGATAGACGCTCTCATTTTTAATACCGGGAATCCTCCTTCCGAACCATCTACTTTTGACGAGGCTACTATAGAAGACTGGTCGTATTCCGTTAATTTGTATCTACTTAGTGCAATAAAACTAACTAAGCTTGTTATCCCTTATATGGTAAGGAAAAAAAGCGGTAGAATAATCTATTTATCTTCATGGACAGTTAAGCAACCGCAGAGTATTTTTGTCCTAGCCGATGTATCTCGCTCACCTGTCCTCCAACTGGCTAAAATAATTTCAAAGGATTATGGTAAGTTTAATATCACAGCAAATGTAGTCCTGATGGGTAGTTTCGAAACAGAAGGGGCTAAGAGGAGTTTGAGAAGATTGGCTGAGAAAGTCGGTATAAATTTTGAAGAGTTATGGGAAAAGGAAGTCGTTTCCCGTTCTCCCTTAAAAAGGACTGGTGACGTAGAGAAAGAATTAGGGTCTTTAATTACGTTTTTACTATCTGATTATTCAAGTTATATTACCGGTTCTGTTATTCAGATCGATGGAGGTACTTCCGATGCCCTTTGA
- a CDS encoding chromatin protein Cren7 translates to MAEKKVKVKTPGGKEMELAPEKTWVLAPKGRKGVKIGLFKDPETGKYFRHKLPDDYPV, encoded by the coding sequence ATGGCTGAGAAAAAGGTTAAAGTGAAAACACCAGGTGGTAAAGAGATGGAATTGGCACCAGAAAAGACGTGGGTACTAGCTCCTAAGGGGAGAAAGGGTGTTAAAATAGGACTATTTAAAGACCCCGAAACAGGTAAGTACTTTAGGCATAAATTACCAGACGATTATCCAGTTTGA
- the pyrH gene encoding UMP kinase produces the protein MIITLKISGKFFDEENSANLEIIKKSVLSLLKNEHRVAIVTGGGGTARKYINIGRRAGIREAHLDLLGIWASRLNAYLVAFYLGELAYSKVPESLEEFIEKWGTGRVIVTGGFQPGQSTATVASLVSEAINSDLLVLATNVDGVYDKDPRKFNGAKLLPKLNTEELKRILEFSQSVNAGTYELLDPLAIKIIERSKLKVLVVNFKNLDKLLDIISGNINTGSLILPV, from the coding sequence ATGATAATAACCTTAAAGATAAGTGGTAAGTTCTTTGATGAAGAAAACTCCGCTAACTTAGAAATTATAAAGAAGAGCGTCTTATCTTTGCTTAAAAACGAGCACAGAGTAGCCATAGTAACGGGAGGAGGAGGTACAGCTAGGAAGTATATAAATATCGGCAGAAGAGCTGGTATTAGAGAAGCTCATTTGGATCTGCTCGGAATATGGGCATCCAGATTAAACGCCTACTTGGTAGCTTTCTATTTGGGCGAATTAGCATATTCTAAAGTACCAGAGAGCCTAGAGGAATTCATAGAAAAGTGGGGAACCGGGAGGGTTATCGTGACAGGTGGTTTTCAGCCCGGCCAATCTACTGCTACCGTAGCTTCACTAGTAAGCGAAGCTATTAATAGTGATTTACTAGTCCTTGCTACAAACGTAGACGGTGTTTACGATAAAGACCCTAGGAAGTTTAATGGGGCAAAGTTATTACCTAAACTAAATACAGAAGAATTAAAGAGAATTTTAGAGTTTTCACAATCTGTCAACGCTGGCACGTATGAACTACTAGATCCATTAGCGATTAAAATAATAGAAAGATCAAAGTTAAAAGTGCTAGTAGTCAATTTCAAAAACTTAGACAAACTTTTAGATATCATATCAGGGAATATAAATACTGGGAGCTTGATCCTTCCGGTGTAA
- the lysS gene encoding homocitrate synthase: MKVGILDSTLREGEQTPGVVFTVEQRVEIAKALSDIGVQMIEAGHPAVSSDIYEGIKRIVKMKKEGIINSEILGHSRAVKRDIEIAAELEVDRIAIFYGISDTHLKAKHHTTREEALNIIAETVSYAKSHGVKVRFTAEDATRSDYNYLLEVIKTARGAGADRISIADTVGVLYPPKTRELFRDLTSRFQDVEFDIHAHNDLGMAVANALAAVEGGATIIHATVNGLGERVGIVPLQAVAAALKYHFGIDVVKLEKLPEVASIVEKYSGIAMPPNYPITGDYAFVHKAGIHVAGILNDPSTYEFMPPQTFGRSRDYVIDKYTGKHALKDRFEKLGVKLSDSELDQVLAKIKANPSARFYRDVDLLELAENVTGRILKPRPPENIQAIVSVKCDSNVYTTAVTRRLSVVQGVKEVMEISGDYDIIVKVEAKDTNELNQIIENIRSVKGVKSTLTSLVLKKL; this comes from the coding sequence ATGAAAGTAGGAATCCTTGATTCTACCCTTAGAGAAGGAGAACAAACACCTGGAGTTGTATTCACTGTAGAGCAAAGAGTTGAGATCGCTAAAGCGTTATCTGATATCGGAGTTCAAATGATTGAAGCAGGACATCCAGCGGTTTCTTCCGACATATACGAAGGGATAAAGAGAATCGTAAAAATGAAAAAAGAGGGGATAATTAACTCAGAAATACTCGGGCATAGCAGGGCCGTTAAAAGAGATATTGAAATAGCTGCTGAATTAGAAGTCGACAGAATAGCGATATTCTACGGGATAAGTGATACCCACCTTAAAGCTAAACACCATACCACCAGAGAGGAAGCTTTGAATATTATCGCTGAAACAGTGAGCTACGCCAAGAGCCACGGAGTAAAAGTTAGGTTCACAGCTGAGGACGCTACGAGATCCGATTATAATTATTTGCTCGAAGTAATAAAGACAGCCAGAGGTGCTGGTGCAGACCGTATTAGTATCGCAGATACCGTAGGTGTTTTGTATCCACCTAAAACTAGAGAACTATTTAGAGATCTAACATCAAGGTTCCAAGACGTAGAATTTGACATACATGCACATAATGACCTAGGTATGGCAGTCGCTAATGCCCTAGCTGCCGTAGAGGGTGGTGCTACAATAATACACGCTACTGTGAACGGGTTGGGTGAAAGAGTAGGGATAGTTCCCTTACAAGCTGTTGCAGCTGCTCTAAAATACCACTTTGGAATAGATGTAGTAAAGTTAGAAAAATTACCAGAAGTTGCAAGTATAGTTGAAAAATACAGCGGGATTGCTATGCCGCCTAACTATCCAATAACTGGAGATTATGCCTTCGTACACAAAGCAGGTATACATGTTGCTGGAATACTAAACGATCCCTCTACCTACGAATTCATGCCACCTCAAACGTTTGGAAGGAGTAGAGATTACGTAATTGATAAATACACTGGTAAACATGCACTTAAGGACAGATTTGAAAAATTAGGCGTTAAACTATCAGATAGTGAACTGGACCAAGTTCTAGCTAAGATAAAGGCTAATCCAAGCGCAAGATTTTATCGTGATGTAGACCTTTTGGAGCTAGCAGAAAACGTGACTGGAAGAATACTAAAACCAAGGCCTCCTGAAAATATTCAAGCAATAGTATCAGTTAAATGTGACTCAAATGTCTACACTACAGCAGTAACTAGGAGATTATCGGTGGTTCAGGGGGTCAAAGAGGTGATGGAGATCTCCGGGGATTATGATATAATTGTAAAAGTAGAGGCTAAAGATACCAATGAATTAAACCAAATTATAGAGAATATAAGATCCGTCAAAGGTGTTAAGTCTACTTTAACCTCGCTTGTATTAAAGAAGTTATGA
- a CDS encoding archaellin/type IV pilin N-terminal domain-containing protein, with protein MRRNKRGISSILGAVIFIQIVLLSLLLLAIIQERLGSASSSIIQKLDYYSQTSPISVVEANGNYMLVSANPEDICYIIYPNNFTPVHKKLSLPISVSSVLYTYPWALIITNKGTWYNISLEGVTQDSDSLITPHMNNVGLPYLGKIPIQFSKPCWNYTRGINSPDPLAIVPINKTFIVQNGASQYNLSFRYAITNAIIEINPPKNTKWVNLTLIPKYVTKIYNYPNESSIVDCIYTVGIYLPVYSPSYTNPLSDVRYGYSDGYVYYPLKVYTAGEYLYNGYGISSNIYQYSYIGDIGVSSGEYPIASYPLLMPAQYDISLIQVDINLYNSSVSAYLMFGYCNYYTFHYITVYKWYFDQMVKLYGANFLQNSPIYIAVPEGVYVVEISY; from the coding sequence ATGAGAAGGAATAAGAGAGGAATATCTAGCATACTAGGGGCTGTGATATTTATACAAATAGTTTTACTATCATTACTCTTGCTCGCAATAATACAAGAGAGGCTGGGAAGTGCGTCTAGCAGTATAATTCAAAAATTAGATTACTACTCACAGACCTCACCTATTTCTGTTGTAGAGGCTAACGGGAACTACATGCTAGTGTCTGCAAACCCTGAAGATATCTGCTATATAATATACCCTAATAACTTTACACCGGTACACAAGAAACTATCTCTACCGATTAGCGTTAGCTCTGTACTTTATACATATCCTTGGGCACTGATAATTACGAATAAAGGTACGTGGTATAATATTTCACTAGAAGGAGTTACCCAAGATTCTGATTCTTTGATTACACCACACATGAATAACGTGGGGTTACCCTATCTAGGGAAAATCCCTATTCAGTTCTCAAAACCTTGTTGGAACTATACTCGTGGGATAAACTCACCAGACCCGCTGGCAATAGTCCCCATAAATAAAACTTTTATAGTCCAAAACGGGGCGTCTCAGTACAACTTGTCGTTCAGGTATGCTATTACTAACGCAATAATTGAAATTAATCCACCTAAAAACACTAAATGGGTAAACTTAACGCTAATCCCTAAGTACGTTACTAAAATTTATAATTATCCTAACGAATCCTCTATTGTCGATTGTATTTATACTGTGGGAATTTACCTTCCCGTCTACAGTCCATCTTATACAAATCCTCTTTCTGATGTCAGGTACGGTTATAGCGATGGATACGTTTATTATCCCCTCAAGGTGTATACAGCTGGCGAATACTTATATAACGGGTACGGAATTTCTAGTAATATTTACCAGTATTCGTATATTGGGGACATTGGTGTCAGCTCAGGAGAATACCCTATAGCTTCATACCCTCTTCTAATGCCTGCTCAGTATGATATAAGCCTTATACAAGTGGATATTAATTTGTACAACTCATCAGTTAGTGCTTATCTCATGTTTGGTTACTGCAACTATTATACTTTTCACTACATTACTGTTTACAAGTGGTACTTCGATCAAATGGTAAAACTTTATGGGGCTAACTTTCTACAAAATTCACCTATATACATCGCAGTGCCTGAAGGCGTATATGTAGTTGAAATTAGTTATTAG
- a CDS encoding DUF357 domain-containing protein has product MLDEEVKNRAEKYIKGMEERLRKIPATSRDKYRKVYDLAWQYTQDARYYLEKGDYVTALVDIVYAEGLLDSILFNENIDLDSQIAKRVFVAGTFDIIHPGHIELLKEASKYGLVYVAVARDKNSEKIKGRKPINNENQRLEVIKSIRYVYDAFLGDENDFLKSVERVRPNVLLLGPDQNADEKKILDELAKRGLKEVKIVRFPQRVIKYEHSSTSSIIQEIVRRYCNDKKES; this is encoded by the coding sequence ATGCTTGATGAAGAAGTAAAAAACAGGGCTGAAAAATACATTAAAGGAATGGAAGAAAGATTACGAAAAATACCTGCCACGTCAAGAGATAAATATAGAAAAGTCTATGACCTAGCTTGGCAATATACGCAAGACGCTAGATACTATCTGGAAAAAGGGGATTACGTTACAGCTTTAGTTGATATTGTGTATGCGGAAGGTCTTCTCGATTCAATATTGTTCAATGAAAATATCGATTTAGACTCACAAATAGCTAAGAGGGTTTTCGTAGCGGGGACATTTGATATAATTCACCCAGGACACATAGAGCTGTTAAAAGAAGCCTCTAAGTACGGATTAGTATATGTGGCTGTAGCTAGGGATAAAAACTCAGAGAAAATAAAGGGAAGAAAGCCAATAAATAACGAGAATCAGAGACTTGAGGTAATAAAGAGCATAAGATATGTCTATGACGCATTTCTAGGTGACGAAAACGATTTCCTAAAAAGCGTCGAAAGAGTACGCCCGAACGTCTTACTCTTGGGACCAGATCAGAATGCAGATGAGAAAAAGATCCTTGATGAATTAGCTAAGAGAGGTCTAAAAGAGGTAAAAATTGTAAGGTTTCCTCAAAGAGTGATTAAGTATGAGCATTCTAGTACTTCTTCCATAATCCAAGAAATAGTAAGGAGATATTGTAATGACAAAAAAGAATCTTAA
- the dph5 gene encoding diphthine synthase, whose product MSLLKLIGLGLSSKFITQKAIDELSTSDFIYLDSYTSLSCDINEETVSTLLKKEVPIYRANRTLLENNFKNILSLLDEGKNVAIATIGDPMIATTHSSLVSEVKNRGHGYIIVPGVSVHCYIISKSLLSSYRFGKSVTIVYPFDNKVDTTPYKTLKENQERNLHTIFYLDIRDNTPMNAVEAINLLIKMEEIERKNVLSLDDPIIIGERLGCEDEEVVAMKVHEVFDYKFKPQPHIIVYPSKSLHFMELEGLKCLMKK is encoded by the coding sequence GTGTCATTACTAAAGCTCATAGGTTTAGGTTTGTCCAGTAAATTTATTACTCAAAAAGCAATAGATGAGCTTTCAACTTCAGACTTCATATACCTCGATTCGTATACTTCTTTATCCTGCGATATTAATGAAGAAACTGTGTCCACTTTATTGAAAAAAGAGGTACCTATATACAGAGCTAACAGAACACTTTTAGAAAACAATTTCAAGAACATACTAAGCCTTCTGGATGAAGGTAAAAATGTTGCCATCGCTACAATAGGCGATCCAATGATCGCTACTACCCACTCAAGCCTTGTGTCAGAGGTAAAAAATAGAGGTCACGGATATATTATCGTCCCAGGTGTATCTGTCCATTGTTATATAATCTCTAAGAGTCTGCTCTCATCATACCGCTTTGGGAAGTCTGTTACAATTGTATATCCCTTTGACAATAAAGTAGACACTACACCCTATAAAACTCTAAAGGAGAACCAGGAACGTAATCTTCATACAATTTTTTATCTCGATATAAGAGATAATACCCCTATGAATGCTGTAGAAGCGATTAACCTCTTAATAAAGATGGAAGAAATAGAGAGAAAGAACGTCTTATCGTTGGATGACCCAATCATCATAGGTGAAAGATTAGGTTGTGAAGATGAAGAGGTAGTTGCAATGAAAGTACATGAAGTATTCGACTATAAATTTAAGCCTCAACCACACATTATAGTATATCCTTCTAAATCATTACATTTTATGGAACTAGAGGGATTAAAATGCTTGATGAAGAAGTAA
- a CDS encoding metallophosphoesterase codes for MISISPEIYVAEDLPVLYIKPLDSVVLSDVHIGYEEDMATKGIFIPKIQKKRFLTIYKRALKIFKTNKLIVNGDFKHSFSKLSKQEKAELTEILTQIKEEGIELKIVRGNHDNYISTVSDKFDNIELVEEINYDKIVIFHGHRDIEVKPEFIYIIGHEHPRLSIKDKLGFSHKIQCFLKMPLSNNSTVIILPATGIYQSGNDISLIHTNYMSPIIRKNGILEKARPYGVIEGQGIMEFPELGLLKDLIV; via the coding sequence ATGATAAGTATTAGTCCCGAGATTTACGTTGCGGAGGATCTACCAGTGTTGTATATTAAACCTTTAGATTCCGTAGTCCTTTCAGATGTCCACATTGGGTATGAGGAAGATATGGCAACAAAAGGAATATTTATACCTAAAATACAGAAAAAAAGATTTCTAACCATATATAAAAGGGCCCTTAAAATATTCAAAACTAATAAGTTAATTGTAAACGGTGATTTTAAGCATTCTTTCAGTAAGCTGAGCAAGCAAGAAAAAGCAGAATTAACTGAAATATTAACCCAAATTAAGGAAGAAGGAATCGAGTTAAAAATAGTAAGGGGAAATCATGACAATTATATATCTACAGTATCAGATAAATTTGACAATATTGAACTTGTAGAAGAAATAAATTACGATAAAATAGTAATATTTCATGGGCATAGAGACATAGAAGTAAAACCAGAGTTTATTTATATTATAGGACATGAACATCCTAGACTAAGCATAAAGGACAAACTGGGGTTTTCTCATAAGATCCAATGTTTCTTAAAAATGCCTCTTTCTAACAATAGTACCGTAATTATTTTACCAGCTACTGGAATTTATCAGTCAGGGAACGATATATCACTAATCCACACTAACTATATGTCACCTATTATAAGAAAAAACGGTATCTTAGAAAAAGCCAGACCTTATGGGGTTATAGAAGGTCAAGGAATTATGGAGTTCCCAGAATTAGGGCTTTTAAAAGACCTGATAGTTTAA
- a CDS encoding TATA-box-binding protein, with the protein MVATVTLEQTLDLYAMERSVPNVEYDPDQFPGLIFRLESPKVTSLIFKSGKMVVTGAKSTDELIKAVKRIIKTLKKYGMQLTGKPKIQIQNIVASANLHVIVNLDKAAFLLENNMYEPEQFPGLIYRMDEPRVVLLIFSSGKMVITGAKREDEVHKAVKRIFDRLAELDCIKPVEEEELEF; encoded by the coding sequence ATAGTAGCAACCGTAACATTGGAACAAACATTAGACCTATATGCGATGGAAAGAAGCGTACCCAACGTAGAATATGACCCTGACCAGTTCCCCGGTCTAATTTTTAGGCTTGAATCACCTAAGGTTACATCACTGATTTTCAAGTCAGGAAAAATGGTAGTTACTGGAGCAAAAAGCACTGACGAATTAATTAAAGCTGTGAAAAGGATCATAAAGACCCTTAAAAAATACGGTATGCAACTCACCGGAAAGCCTAAGATACAAATCCAGAATATAGTAGCCTCAGCAAATCTACACGTTATTGTAAACCTGGATAAAGCCGCATTCCTACTTGAAAATAACATGTATGAACCTGAACAATTCCCCGGTCTAATATACCGAATGGATGAACCAAGAGTCGTTTTGCTAATCTTCAGTAGCGGAAAGATGGTAATCACTGGAGCTAAGAGAGAAGATGAAGTCCATAAGGCTGTAAAGAGGATTTTCGATAGGTTAGCAGAGTTAGACTGTATAAAACCAGTAGAGGAAGAAGAGTTAGAGTTTTAA
- a CDS encoding DUF5622 domain-containing protein, whose translation MALKHQKYQYVQISPDKFIKIRVFKSRLEESNPPEAYLILNRWVRRVPRDAKTIKVEDLPVEIREKLGLKSEEKEETKK comes from the coding sequence ATGGCATTAAAACACCAAAAGTATCAATACGTCCAAATAAGTCCGGACAAATTTATAAAAATAAGAGTGTTTAAGTCTAGGTTAGAAGAGTCTAATCCGCCAGAAGCATATTTAATCCTTAATAGATGGGTTAGAAGAGTCCCAAGAGACGCAAAGACTATTAAAGTGGAAGACCTACCGGTTGAGATAAGGGAGAAACTGGGATTAAAAAGCGAAGAGAAGGAAGAGACTAAGAAGTAG
- a CDS encoding DUF373 family protein codes for MEKILIIYIDIDDDLGRIGIKTPVIGGCEAYKAIKIAEEKIPTDSDLNTMIVAYNIFKKMHDNGQDVEIAFISGSEGSSLESQLEFSRKLDEVIKKVNPSRAIVVYDSPEDAKAIPIIQSRLPIAGIERVLVEQYRGVEETYVLLGRYIKKALSEPRFSRIFLGVPGIILFILGLFSLLNLTAYAGPIIMMVVATALIIRGLGIDDLIENWWENSTIMVIVSIIALIAVIAGIINGYFVFIGLKSYDAVTELQVLLSISPYIVFASVVLFGGKAVNRIIAKDVKVWHDIFRIFSTVIIYYIIVIVARNLEENPAEVGLQTIYSLSITTLVLISIYILMNIIEKYKFNPTSATS; via the coding sequence ATGGAGAAGATTCTGATAATTTACATTGATATTGACGACGATCTAGGTAGGATAGGGATCAAGACTCCCGTTATAGGAGGGTGTGAAGCCTATAAAGCCATAAAGATTGCCGAAGAGAAGATACCTACCGATTCAGACCTAAACACTATGATAGTAGCTTATAATATATTCAAAAAGATGCATGATAACGGCCAGGACGTTGAGATAGCATTTATTTCTGGATCCGAAGGAAGCTCACTAGAAAGTCAGTTAGAGTTTTCAAGAAAATTAGACGAAGTAATTAAAAAAGTGAACCCCTCAAGGGCAATAGTCGTCTATGACAGTCCAGAAGATGCAAAAGCAATCCCTATAATACAATCTAGATTACCAATAGCTGGGATAGAAAGAGTATTAGTTGAACAATACAGAGGCGTTGAGGAGACTTACGTATTATTAGGGAGATACATAAAGAAAGCATTATCAGAACCAAGGTTCTCAAGGATTTTTTTAGGAGTCCCCGGTATAATATTGTTTATTTTAGGCTTATTTTCGTTGTTAAATTTGACCGCATACGCAGGACCCATAATTATGATGGTTGTAGCTACTGCTTTAATAATTAGAGGGCTCGGAATAGATGATTTAATTGAAAACTGGTGGGAGAATTCAACAATAATGGTTATAGTATCGATTATTGCATTAATTGCTGTAATTGCGGGAATAATTAACGGATACTTCGTGTTTATAGGTTTAAAGAGTTATGATGCAGTTACAGAATTACAAGTACTACTAAGTATATCTCCGTATATTGTTTTTGCGTCTGTAGTCCTATTTGGAGGAAAAGCAGTAAATAGGATAATAGCTAAAGACGTGAAAGTATGGCACGATATATTTAGAATATTTTCCACGGTTATAATTTACTATATAATAGTTATAGTTGCTAGAAATTTAGAGGAAAATCCAGCAGAAGTAGGGCTACAAACTATTTATTCCCTATCAATCACCACATTAGTACTGATATCAATTTATATTCTGATGAATATTATAGAAAAATATAAATTTAATCCTACTTCTGCTACTTCTTAG